A genomic region of Paramormyrops kingsleyae isolate MSU_618 chromosome 19, PKINGS_0.4, whole genome shotgun sequence contains the following coding sequences:
- the LOC111851571 gene encoding terminal nucleotidyltransferase 5A-like isoform X2 → MPRTDKLENIGFGVLSWEQVQRLDGILAETIPIHGRGNFPTLEMKPRQIVKVVRSRMEEKRINVREVRLNGSAASHVLHEDSGLGYKDLDLIFCADLKGEREFEIVKNLVLDCLLDFLPEGVNKEKITSLTLKEAYVQKMVKVCNHSDCWSLISLSNNRGKNVELKFVDSLRRQFEFSVDSFQIKLDSLLLFHECSENPMSETFHPTIIGESVYGDFREALDHLRHKIICTRNPEEIRGGGLLKYCHLLVRGFRAASEAAMKSLQRYMCSRFFIDFSDIGEQRRKLESYLQNHFVGLEERKYDYLVTLHGVVNESTVCLMGHERRQILSLINMLAVHVLAEQNAIPNVANVTCYYQPAPYVSDGNFSNYYIAQVQPVFACHQHTYPYWLLCN, encoded by the exons ATGCCGCGGACAGATAAACTTGAAAACATTGGCTTCGGCGTGCTTAGCTGGGAGCAAGTGCAGCGTCTGGACGGTATTCTGGCGGAGACGATCCCCATCCACGGTCGGGGCAACTTCCCCACCCTGGAGATGAAGCCGCGACAAATTGTTAAAGTGGTGAGAAGCCGGATGGAGGAGAAGCGGATTAACGTCCGAGAGGTTCGCCTGAACGGCTCAGCGGCCAGCCACGTACTCCACGAGGACAGTGGACTGGGTTACAAGGACCTTGACCTCATATTCTGCGCTGATCTGAAGGGTGAAAGGGAGTTTGAAATCGTTAAGAATCTTGTTTTGGATTGCCTGTTGGATTTTTTACCTGAAGGTGTCAACAAGGAGAAGATTACATCATTAACCTTAAag GAGGCATATGTGCAGAAGATGGTGAAGGTGTGCAATCATTCCGACTGCTGGAGTCTCATCTCGCTCTCTAACAACAGAGGCAAAAACGTGGAGCTGAAGTTTGTGGATTCCCTCCGCCGGCAGTTTGAATTCAGCGTGGACTCCTTCCAAATCAAGCTGGACTCCCTGCTGCTCTTTCACGAGTGCTCAGAGAACCCCATGTCCGAGACCTTTCACCCGACCATCATTGGCGAGAGCGTGTATGGAGACTTCCGGGAGGCCCTGGACCACCTGCGCCACAAGATCATCTGCACACGCAACCCAGAGGAGATCCGAGGGGGCGGCCTGCTGaaatactgccacctgctggtgagGGGCTTCCGCGCGGCCTCCGAGGCGGCGATGAAGTCGCTGCAGCGCTACATGTGCTCGCGCTTCTTCATTGACTTCTCTGACATCGGCGAGCAGCGCCGCAAGCTGGAGTCCTACTTGCAGAACCACTTCGTCGGCCTGGAGGAGCGGAAGTATGACTACCTGGTGACGCTGCACGGCGTGGTGAACGAGAGTACGGTGTGCCTGATGGGACACGAGAGGCGGCAGATCCTCAGCCTCATCAACATGCTGGCGGTGCACGTCCTGGCTGAGCAGAATGCCATCCCCAACGTGGCCAACGTCACCTGCTACTACCAGCCTGCACCCTACGTGTCCGATGGCAACTTCAGCAACTACTACATTGCCCAGGTTCAGCCTGTGTTTGCCTGCCACCAGCACACCTACCCCTACTGGCTGCTCTGCAACTGA
- the LOC111851571 gene encoding terminal nucleotidyltransferase 5A-like isoform X1 has product MAEDSFMPRTDKLENIGFGVLSWEQVQRLDGILAETIPIHGRGNFPTLEMKPRQIVKVVRSRMEEKRINVREVRLNGSAASHVLHEDSGLGYKDLDLIFCADLKGEREFEIVKNLVLDCLLDFLPEGVNKEKITSLTLKEAYVQKMVKVCNHSDCWSLISLSNNRGKNVELKFVDSLRRQFEFSVDSFQIKLDSLLLFHECSENPMSETFHPTIIGESVYGDFREALDHLRHKIICTRNPEEIRGGGLLKYCHLLVRGFRAASEAAMKSLQRYMCSRFFIDFSDIGEQRRKLESYLQNHFVGLEERKYDYLVTLHGVVNESTVCLMGHERRQILSLINMLAVHVLAEQNAIPNVANVTCYYQPAPYVSDGNFSNYYIAQVQPVFACHQHTYPYWLLCN; this is encoded by the exons ATGGCAGAAGACAGTTTCATGCCGCGGACAGATAAACTTGAAAACATTGGCTTCGGCGTGCTTAGCTGGGAGCAAGTGCAGCGTCTGGACGGTATTCTGGCGGAGACGATCCCCATCCACGGTCGGGGCAACTTCCCCACCCTGGAGATGAAGCCGCGACAAATTGTTAAAGTGGTGAGAAGCCGGATGGAGGAGAAGCGGATTAACGTCCGAGAGGTTCGCCTGAACGGCTCAGCGGCCAGCCACGTACTCCACGAGGACAGTGGACTGGGTTACAAGGACCTTGACCTCATATTCTGCGCTGATCTGAAGGGTGAAAGGGAGTTTGAAATCGTTAAGAATCTTGTTTTGGATTGCCTGTTGGATTTTTTACCTGAAGGTGTCAACAAGGAGAAGATTACATCATTAACCTTAAag GAGGCATATGTGCAGAAGATGGTGAAGGTGTGCAATCATTCCGACTGCTGGAGTCTCATCTCGCTCTCTAACAACAGAGGCAAAAACGTGGAGCTGAAGTTTGTGGATTCCCTCCGCCGGCAGTTTGAATTCAGCGTGGACTCCTTCCAAATCAAGCTGGACTCCCTGCTGCTCTTTCACGAGTGCTCAGAGAACCCCATGTCCGAGACCTTTCACCCGACCATCATTGGCGAGAGCGTGTATGGAGACTTCCGGGAGGCCCTGGACCACCTGCGCCACAAGATCATCTGCACACGCAACCCAGAGGAGATCCGAGGGGGCGGCCTGCTGaaatactgccacctgctggtgagGGGCTTCCGCGCGGCCTCCGAGGCGGCGATGAAGTCGCTGCAGCGCTACATGTGCTCGCGCTTCTTCATTGACTTCTCTGACATCGGCGAGCAGCGCCGCAAGCTGGAGTCCTACTTGCAGAACCACTTCGTCGGCCTGGAGGAGCGGAAGTATGACTACCTGGTGACGCTGCACGGCGTGGTGAACGAGAGTACGGTGTGCCTGATGGGACACGAGAGGCGGCAGATCCTCAGCCTCATCAACATGCTGGCGGTGCACGTCCTGGCTGAGCAGAATGCCATCCCCAACGTGGCCAACGTCACCTGCTACTACCAGCCTGCACCCTACGTGTCCGATGGCAACTTCAGCAACTACTACATTGCCCAGGTTCAGCCTGTGTTTGCCTGCCACCAGCACACCTACCCCTACTGGCTGCTCTGCAACTGA